The bacterium DNA segment CCCTTGCGCCCGAGCGCGTGCGCCAGCTCGGCGGAGCAGTCGGCGTCCTCCAGGGGGATGATGCGCTCGAGCATCTCCACCAGCGTGACCCGGCAGCCGAAGGCGTTCATGACGTCGGCGAACTCCACGCCCACCGCGCCGGCGCCCAGGATGATCAGGGAGTCCGGCACCGCAGAGATGGAGAGCAGGTGGTCGCTGGTCAGGACGCGCGCGCCGTCGGGCTCGATCCCGGGGATGCGCGAGGTGGTCGAGCCGGTGGCCAGGATCACCTTGGCGGCCGTGATCGTCAGCGGATCCTCCCCCTCGCGCGCGACGACCACGCGGCCGGGGCCGTCGAGCCGCCCGTGGCCGCGCACCACCTCGACCCCGCTCCGCTCCACCAGCGCGGCGACGCCCAGGCTGACCTTGCGTACCACCAGGTCCTTGCGCTTGAGAACCTTGTCCCAGGCGAAGGCCGCCTCGCCGACGGTCACGCCGAAGGTGCGCGCCCCCTTGCGGCACAGCTCCCAGGTCCGCGCCGACTGGATCAGGGCCTTGGTCGGGATGCAGCCCCGCAGGCCGCAGGTGCCGCCGAGGCGGTCGTCCTTCTCCACCAGCACGGTGTCGAGGCCGTACCGGGCGCCGCGGGCGGCGGCCACGTAGCCGCCGGGCCCGGCGCCGATCACAACGAGATCGCAGGTGCGTTCGGTCATGTCTCTCTCCGGGGAATGTGTTCGCCTGGATCATAGGCGACCCGCGCGGGGAATGC contains these protein-coding regions:
- a CDS encoding FAD-dependent oxidoreductase, producing MTERTCDLVVIGAGPGGYVAAARGARYGLDTVLVEKDDRLGGTCGLRGCIPTKALIQSARTWELCRKGARTFGVTVGEAAFAWDKVLKRKDLVVRKVSLGVAALVERSGVEVVRGHGRLDGPGRVVVAREGEDPLTITAAKVILATGSTTSRIPGIEPDGARVLTSDHLLSISAVPDSLIILGAGAVGVEFADVMNAFGCRVTLVEMLERIIPLEDADCSAELAHALGRKGVKIHAGHRASDVSVGADGVSARLTDVASGEEVTVTAEKLLVAAGRRPVTDDLGLDTVDAVVDRRGFVQVDGLMETAVPGLFAI